GAAGGAATCGAGGAACTCATCTGGATCCTCAGTGTCTTTCTGCCAGGCCACCAACCGGTTGAGCCAGTTGATGTTGGTTTCTTTATCGTTCTCTGCAGAGCCTTGCTTGTATTTCCAGTGTGCGGCTACACCGTATTCGGCACGCTTATGCATTTCGTGGGTGCGGATCTGCACCTCGACGGGACGGCCGCCGGGACCGATCACGGAGGTATGCAAGGACTGATACATGTTGAACTTAGGCATCGCAATGTAGTCCTTGAACCTGCCGGGAAGCGGGTTCCAATGCGAATGGATGATGCCCAAGACCGCGTAGCAGTCTTTGACGGAGTCAACCAGGATCCGAACACCCATGAGGTCGTGGATCTCGTTGAATTCTTTCTTCCGGACTACCATCTTCTGATAGACCGAGTAATAGTGTTTAGGCCGGCCCGTGATGACCGCGTTGATCTTCTCTTCAGAGAGATTCGCCTCGATCGCTTGCCGAACTTCGGAAAGATACCGTTCACGTTCAGGCGTGCGGGCGCCCACCATGCGCACGATCTCTTCATACACTTTCGGGTGCAAAACCGCGAAAGAAAGATCCTCAAGCTCCCACTTGACGGTGTTCATCCCCAAACGGTGGGCCAACGGAGCGTATATCTCGAGGGTTTCCCGGGCTTTACGGGACGCCGATTCAGGGTTGACGTAACGCCATGTGCGGGCGTTATGCATTCGGTCGGCAAGCTTGATCATGAGTACACGGATGTCTTGGGACATCGCGACGATCATCTTCCGGACCGTCTCTGCCTGAGCGGCCTCGCCGTAGGTGACCTTATCGAGTTTGGTGACCCCGTCCACGAGCAGAGCGATCTCATCGCCGAAGTCCTTGCGCAGTGCTTCAAGCGAATATTCGGTGTCCTCGACCGTGTCATGCAACAGCGCCGCCGCCAGCGTAGGGCCAGTGAGCCCCATCTCCGCAAGGATCGTTGCGACCGCCACAGGGTGGGTGATGTAGGGATCCCCGGATTTCCGCTTCACGCCTTCGTGCCAACGTGCAGCGACATCGTAGGCGCGCGTGATGAGTGAAAGATCTTCTTCCGGATGTTGCGCACGCACGGTACGTAGCAGGGGCTCAAGGATGGGAGGGGCCGCCGGAAACGTTGACCGGCCTGAGAAACGGATCAGACGCGAAAGCGACCTTCCCCGCCTTGGTTGCTGTTCACCCACTCGCTGTTGCGCCATGGCAGCGATTCCTCCTCTGCTACCAAGCGCAAGGCCTGGCTGTATGTACACAATACGGTGATTGGGTCAGTCTAGACCACAGAACAGAAACGGAACACCTCGTGAACCGGTGAGTCTCACGAGGTGTTCCGTCACGCGGTGCGTTCGGCACCGTTCCCAGCTAGTGGTGAATACGCGTATCAGGCCAGCGCTGCCTCTGAATCCTTGCGGTTGTCATGGACCTCAGCGTCGAGCTCCTTGATCTCTTCATCGTTCTTGCGCAGCTGATAGTACAGCGGTGCCTGGATGAAGAGGGTGGACAACGTCGAGACGATGATGCCGACGAACAACGCAAGCGCGAGGTCACCGAGCGTGCCCGCGCCGAGCAACCAATAACCGATGAACAGAATCGAGCCGACTGGCAGGATCGCAACGACCGAGGTGTTGATCGAGCGAACCAGGGTCTGGTTCACAGCACGGTTGACCTTCTCCTCGAAGGTCATGACGTACTTGAGGGAGGCGTCAGAGGTATTCTCACGGATCTTGTCGAAGACCACCACGGTGTCATAGAGACAGTAGCTAAGAATCGTCAAGAAACCGATGACCGCACTCGGTGTCACTTCGAAACCGACTGCAGCATAGATCCCGGCAGTAACGATCATGACGACGATCAGGCCGCCGATTGCGGCAAGCGACATCTTCCAGGTCCGGAAGTACACCGCCATCAGCAAAGCAACCAAGACCATGAACACGACCAAACCGATCGCCGCTTGGCGCGAGACATCAGCGCCCCATGTCGGGCCAATCGCTGAGACAGAGACCTTCGAAGCATCCGTCTCGTATGCTTTCGCGAGTGCTTCCTTCAAGTCGTCGGCTTGCTGACCGGTGAGCGGGTCAGTCTGGACGCGCATCGTGGTCGCAGCCAGATGCGTCGTCCGTGCGTTCTTATCCGGCACGACCTCGCCGGCGGCGTCGTCACCGAGCTTAGGGTCAGTCTTGTGGGCCTCGGCCACCTGGAACTCGTTGCCACCACGGAAATCGATACCCAGGTTGAAACCGCCACGCACAACCGGAACCAAGACCGAAAGCACGATCAGAACGAGCGCGATAGCAAACCAGAGTTTGCGCTTGCCGATGAATGGATACGAACGCTTACCGGAGTAGAGCTCGTTACCCCACGTTGCTAACTTCGCCACGTCAGTTCTCCTCTACCTTGCGTGTATCTGCGTTCCTACCGCTCTCGCGCGCAGCAAGCTCTTCAGCCCGGCGCCGCTCAGCGATCGTCATGCGACGCTGAGCCTCACGGTTAGCCCCGCCGCCGTGCTTGCCGGCCTGCTTCGCTTCACCGCTCTGCCGGCGCACACGCACTCGGCCCGCCCCGGCATACAGCGGCTCAGCGCCCAAAAGGCGCGGATCCAGACCGGAAAGCCTGTGACCTTCAGAGAAGAAAGTCATACGGCTGAGCAACTGCAACATCGGGTGCGTGAACAAGAACACCACGAAAATATCCGCAACAGCTGTCAGGCCCAGGGTGAACGCGAAGCCCTTGACGTTACCCACAGCAACAAAGTACAGAACAACGGCTGCCAGAATGTTGACCGCTTTAGAAGCCAGAATGGTTCGGCGAGCACGCTTCCAACCGGTTTCGATCGCCTGCTGGAGCCTGCGGCCTTCACGCAACTCATCACGGATACGTTCAAAGTAGACGATGAACGAGTCAGCTGTCAGACCAATCGAGACAATCAAGCCGGCAACACCAGCCAGAGACAACCGATAGTTCGCGCCCCACCCCAACAAGACAATCGCGAGATAGGTCAGCGTACCCATGATGATGAGCGAGGCCATCGTCACCAGACCCAAAACGCGGTACTGGAAGAAGGAGTAAACAGCCACCAAGACCAGGCCGATCAAGCCAGCGATCATACCGGACTTGAGCTGATCAGCACCGAGCTTGGCCGAAACCTGGGTTTCGGTCGGGATGTTGAAGCTCATCGGCAAGGCACCGTAACGCAGCTGCTCGGCGAGCTCTTGAGCCGATTCCTGAGTGAAGTTACCGGTGATCGAAGAGCGGCCATCGGAAATGACGGCCAGCGACTGCGGAGCCGAAACCACGCGGCCATCCAACACGATCGCGAACTGGTTCTTAGGCGGCTGAGCTGACGTCAAACGCTGGGTGACCGTCTTGAACGCCTCAGCGCCCTTGTTGTTGAACGTCAACGCAACTTCCCAGCCACCGGTCGTGAAGCCCTGCGAGTTCTGTTCAGGACGTGCCTCGGCATCGGTGATGTCAGAGCCGGAAACCTCAACCGGACCCAAGAGGTACTTAGCCTGCAACGGCGGGTCCATCTCACACGCAATAGCTGGCTCTTCAGCCTTGAACGTCGTGCGGTCTTTCTTATTGAGCTCAGCGGCACAATCCCACGCCTGGAACTTACGCAAAAGCTCAGGGGTGACCCACCGATCATCAGAACCGTTCTGCGGTTTACCCTCAGGCTTTGGGATGTCTTTGATCGGTGTGAGGTCCTTCTTTGGCGTCGCCGTGATGTCTTGGTTTGCCGCGATCACTGGCCGGAACTGCATCTGCGCGGAAGACTTGATGAGGTTACGTGTCTTCTCATCTGGGATGCCAGGCATAGCAACCACGATGTTCTGGTTGTTCTGCGTGGTGACCTCAGCTTCAGCAACACCAGTGCCATCAACGCGTTGACGAATGATCTCGACCGCTTGCTGAAGCTGCTCGGAAGTGACCTGCTTGTTCGGGTCATCCAGTTTAGGGGTCAGCACCATCTCGGTACCGCCCTCAAGGTCCAGCGCAAGCTTAGGAAGCGCACCAGTTTTTCCTGCGACAACACCACCGATGAGCACACCGATCAGCACGAGGTGGATCACCGCGAGCCAGATCAGTGCGCTATGAGCCTGCCGCTTGGGGCTAGTTGTTGACATAAAGGTTTCTCTCACACGTGAGCAATGAATGAATAAAGACTAGGTATCTGCCTCAGCGTGTGAAGTGCATCGGTTCGCAACGCTGGGCTGCTGGTTCTTAGCGCTTATCTGGGCCTTCCGAACCGTCGAGGTCACCCTGGTTGTCCTCTTGCGAAGCCTCATGGGTCGAGTTGTCTTCTGGGAACTGAGCGATCGCTTGGACGTGGAACATGACACGGTTACCTGGAGATAGTTCCAAGAGCACCTTGTTCTCGTCTTTGAAGGTGTCAACGACCGTGCCGAAGATACCGGCGGTCGTCATAACTTCTGCACCCGGGACGAGCTTAGTCTCACGTTCCTGCTGAGCTTGCTGCATCCGCTTGCGGTTACGGAACATCGTGAAGACCAAGAAAATGACCATGAGGCCCATGATCAAAAGAAGAGGGCTAATACCCCCGGCCTGTCCTTGCTGACCTTCAGCCAAAATCTGCTGCGCGGAGATCACGTGGCATCCTCAATTCACATTATCGATATCGCTGCACACCCTCGCGCGCGCATTGCAGGCGCAAGGAAAACACCGATCTAGCCTAACCTACCCCGGCAAGCAGAAGTAGTAACTGCAAGCTCACGCCGTAACTCTGGGACGGCACTATCGGTTGCTGGAAGACAGAAATAGATAGGCCAATGCTTTCTCCAGCTCGGTCGATTCTTCAGATGAGGCGGGCAGTCCCGCCGGGATCCTGCTCCCCCGAAGGTAGGGCGCCAGGAGCACCCTCCGGCGGAGTCAGGCCTAGGTGCACCCATGCCGCTGGGGTTGCTATTCGTCCGCGTGCGGTTCGGCCGAGGAGGCCTTCGCGCACAAGATAGGGCTCAGCTACTTCCTCGACAGTTTCGGTTTCCTCCCCCACCGAGATCGCAAGTGTTGATAAGCCGACGGGCCCGCCACCGAATTTGGTGCACAACGCTTGCAAAACTGAACGGTCGAGCCGATCCAGTCCACGTTCATCGACGTCATACATGTCCAGGGCCGCTGCGGCTTGAACCGCATCGATCCGCTCGATGCGGTGTACAAGCGACCAGTCCCTGACACGGCGTAGGAGCCGGTTAGCGATACGCGGGGTTCCGCGTGAACGTGAAGCGATCTGCTGATAGCCGTCATCGGTCAAGCGCACATCAAGCATGACTGCCGAGCGCCGCAGAACCATTTCAAGTTCTTCAACCGAATAGAAGTCCAGGTGGCCGGTGAACCCGAAACGGTCACGCAGAGGTCCTGGCAAAAGACCGGCACGCGTGGTCGCACCCACCAGAGTGAACGGAGGAAGATCCAATGGGATAGCTGTGGCACCAGCACCCTTGCCGACCACGATGTCGACGCGAAAGTCTTCCATCGCAAGGTAGAGCATTTCCTCTGCTGGGCGGGCTAGACGGTGGATCTCATCCAGGAATAAAACTTCGCCTTCAGATAGCGAAGAGAGGATCGCAGCCAGGTCCCCTGCGTTTTGGATCGCTGGACCGGAGCTGATGCGTAGCGGTGCTTGCATCTCCGCGGCAACGATCATGGCTAGCGTCGTCTTGCCCAAGCCTGGAGGCCCGGAGAGCAGAACGTGATCGGCAACCCGTTCACGCAGCTTCGAGGATTCAAGTACGAGGGAAAGTTGCTCGCGAACACGTGCTTGGCCCACGAATTCATCGAAGTTCTTGGGCCGCATCGCAGCCTCGAGCGCGCGTTCCTCCGGCTCTCCGGAGGCATCCACCAGACCGCGCGAGGAATCTGATGCCATCTTGCTACGTTCCTCTCCCCTAGCTTCTCAACAGTAGTTTCAAGACCGTTCCGGCATGCTCACGAGCGCACTCCGGTCCCGGCCCCCACGCCCCGCAATGCAGCGCGCAACAGCTCTGGAACCGAGGCCCCGGCCAATTCCGGTTGTGCCTTGAGCGTGGCTGCAAGAACCTTCTTAGCTTCCTTCTCAGTCCACCCCAGGCCTGTGAGACCCTCGACCACTTGGGCCTCGGCGGCTTGAGCCAACGCTTCGGCTTCGGTCTGGGCGGCCGGGGCGGCAGTGGCAGTAGCATCCGCCGAGAGCGTCAGCTTGCCCTTGAGTTCAAGGATAATTCGGCTTGCCGATTTAGGGCCCACACCCGAAACGCGGGTCAGCGCTTTCGTGTCTTCGTTCTGAACAGCCGCGGCGAGCTCTTCTGCAGAGTGAACCGCCAAAATAGCTAAACCCAGTTTCGGGCCGATCCCTGAAACGCTCGTGATGATGTCGAAAACGTCCCGGTCACGTGCACTAGTGAAACCGTAGAGAGTCATCGAATCTTCACGCACCACCAAACTCGTTGGAAGAGTGGCTTCTTGACCTACCGTGAGTTCCCCTAACGTCCGCGGAACCGCGTTGACGAGGTAGCCCACTCCGCCCACATCAAGAACCACCGAGTTCAGGTTCAACGTCGTAACGGTGCCTCGAAGCTGAGAAATCATGGGTACGAACAACCTTTCACGGACATAACAGCGCGCCGACGGCACGCCTCACACATAAGAGAGCACCACAAACACGGAGAGTGATACGAGAAGTCTATCCGAATATATCTTCGAACTATCCGTATGTGTGCTAGATACGCCCCGTGTCACAGCGCTCACGAGCCAGCACGGTCAACCACGCGGCTTACGTGCACGCGCCCGCAAAGCAGACTCCGCACGCGCCGCATTATTAGCGGCCTGAGCCTGCGCCTTGAGCCAGGCTCGCTGTGCTGGGGCCACACCACTTTGATTCGATGCTGAAGCCGCCGCCTTGGATGCCGGGTCAGCCCCACGCCACCCGTGAGCCAACGCGATCGCTATCGCATCGGCCGCATCGGCTGGTTTCGGGGCGGCCGCTAGGCGCAGAATCTTGGTCACCATCCGCCCCACTTGCTGTTTATCAGCCTGGCCGCTACCGGTCACAGCGGCTTTGACCTCAGTCGGGGTGTGTAAGGCAACCGGAATGCCGCGGCGCGCGGCAGCGGCAATGATCACGCCCATCGCCTGGGCGGTACCCATCACCGTAGAGACGTTCGTGTAAGTGAAGACGCGCTCAATCGCCAAAGCATCAGGCCGGAATTCATCCAGCCACTCATCAATCCGCTCAGAAATCGTGAGCAGACGGTGGTCCAAGGCAACCTCAGACGGGGAACCGATCACCCGCACGTCCTCGAGCGTTGCTGTGCGGTCAGTACCAACAGAAACCAGGGCCAACCCGCAACGGGTCAGCCCTGGATCAACTCCTGCTACGCGCACGCACCAACCACCTCGGAAGCCGTTACGCGAACCGAATGCAACAGTCTCTACTCCTCGCCTAGCGCCTCAATGACCTCAGGCGTCATATCGACATTCGAGTACACGGCCTGCACGTCATCGAGCTCCTCGAGCGCTTCCTCAAGTTTGACGAACGTGCGGGCCGCATCCACATCCAGCTCAACCTTCATCGTCGGCACGTA
The Pseudoglutamicibacter albus DNA segment above includes these coding regions:
- the ruvB gene encoding Holliday junction branch migration DNA helicase RuvB; translated protein: MASDSSRGLVDASGEPEERALEAAMRPKNFDEFVGQARVREQLSLVLESSKLRERVADHVLLSGPPGLGKTTLAMIVAAEMQAPLRISSGPAIQNAGDLAAILSSLSEGEVLFLDEIHRLARPAEEMLYLAMEDFRVDIVVGKGAGATAIPLDLPPFTLVGATTRAGLLPGPLRDRFGFTGHLDFYSVEELEMVLRRSAVMLDVRLTDDGYQQIASRSRGTPRIANRLLRRVRDWSLVHRIERIDAVQAAAALDMYDVDERGLDRLDRSVLQALCTKFGGGPVGLSTLAISVGEETETVEEVAEPYLVREGLLGRTARGRIATPAAWVHLGLTPPEGAPGALPSGEQDPGGTARLI
- the ruvC gene encoding crossover junction endodeoxyribonuclease RuvC, with protein sequence MRVAGVDPGLTRCGLALVSVGTDRTATLEDVRVIGSPSEVALDHRLLTISERIDEWLDEFRPDALAIERVFTYTNVSTVMGTAQAMGVIIAAAARRGIPVALHTPTEVKAAVTGSGQADKQQVGRMVTKILRLAAAPKPADAADAIAIALAHGWRGADPASKAAASASNQSGVAPAQRAWLKAQAQAANNAARAESALRARARKPRG
- the secF gene encoding protein translocase subunit SecF produces the protein MAKLATWGNELYSGKRSYPFIGKRKLWFAIALVLIVLSVLVPVVRGGFNLGIDFRGGNEFQVAEAHKTDPKLGDDAAGEVVPDKNARTTHLAATTMRVQTDPLTGQQADDLKEALAKAYETDASKVSVSAIGPTWGADVSRQAAIGLVVFMVLVALLMAVYFRTWKMSLAAIGGLIVVMIVTAGIYAAVGFEVTPSAVIGFLTILSYCLYDTVVVFDKIRENTSDASLKYVMTFEEKVNRAVNQTLVRSINTSVVAILPVGSILFIGYWLLGAGTLGDLALALFVGIIVSTLSTLFIQAPLYYQLRKNDEEIKELDAEVHDNRKDSEAALA
- the yajC gene encoding preprotein translocase subunit YajC: MISAQQILAEGQQGQAGGISPLLLIMGLMVIFLVFTMFRNRKRMQQAQQERETKLVPGAEVMTTAGIFGTVVDTFKDENKVLLELSPGNRVMFHVQAIAQFPEDNSTHEASQEDNQGDLDGSEGPDKR
- the secD gene encoding protein translocase subunit SecD yields the protein MSTTSPKRQAHSALIWLAVIHLVLIGVLIGGVVAGKTGALPKLALDLEGGTEMVLTPKLDDPNKQVTSEQLQQAVEIIRQRVDGTGVAEAEVTTQNNQNIVVAMPGIPDEKTRNLIKSSAQMQFRPVIAANQDITATPKKDLTPIKDIPKPEGKPQNGSDDRWVTPELLRKFQAWDCAAELNKKDRTTFKAEEPAIACEMDPPLQAKYLLGPVEVSGSDITDAEARPEQNSQGFTTGGWEVALTFNNKGAEAFKTVTQRLTSAQPPKNQFAIVLDGRVVSAPQSLAVISDGRSSITGNFTQESAQELAEQLRYGALPMSFNIPTETQVSAKLGADQLKSGMIAGLIGLVLVAVYSFFQYRVLGLVTMASLIIMGTLTYLAIVLLGWGANYRLSLAGVAGLIVSIGLTADSFIVYFERIRDELREGRRLQQAIETGWKRARRTILASKAVNILAAVVLYFVAVGNVKGFAFTLGLTAVADIFVVFLFTHPMLQLLSRMTFFSEGHRLSGLDPRLLGAEPLYAGAGRVRVRRQSGEAKQAGKHGGGANREAQRRMTIAERRRAEELAARESGRNADTRKVEEN
- a CDS encoding RelA/SpoT family protein; the encoded protein is MAQQRVGEQQPRRGRSLSRLIRFSGRSTFPAAPPILEPLLRTVRAQHPEEDLSLITRAYDVAARWHEGVKRKSGDPYITHPVAVATILAEMGLTGPTLAAALLHDTVEDTEYSLEALRKDFGDEIALLVDGVTKLDKVTYGEAAQAETVRKMIVAMSQDIRVLMIKLADRMHNARTWRYVNPESASRKARETLEIYAPLAHRLGMNTVKWELEDLSFAVLHPKVYEEIVRMVGARTPERERYLSEVRQAIEANLSEEKINAVITGRPKHYYSVYQKMVVRKKEFNEIHDLMGVRILVDSVKDCYAVLGIIHSHWNPLPGRFKDYIAMPKFNMYQSLHTSVIGPGGRPVEVQIRTHEMHKRAEYGVAAHWKYKQGSAENDKETNINWLNRLVAWQKDTEDPDEFLDSFRYVINSAEVYVFTPAGEVRSLPLGSTPVDFAYAVHTDVGHRAVGAKVNGKLVPLHTPLNNGDQVEILTSKAENAGPSRHWQDFVASPRARTKIRQWFSKERREEAIEKGQDLLSKAIRKAGLPLQKLMTAEILTAVAKELHYNDITGLYAGLGEGHVSSKNVMEHITSLTGEPEVAQPEPGMNFTSDQNQTRGSQPSSSGVIVQGSRDVVAKLGPCCSPVPPDAIKGFVTRGSGVTVHRSACPNIANLSGPEAERIVDVAWDPRSHTVFTVEIQVEALDRHSLLSDVTKVLSENHVNILSANLWTTKDRTAISRFRFQLGEPDFMSHIFAAIRRIEGVYDVSRVLGGASEERR
- the ruvA gene encoding Holliday junction branch migration protein RuvA, with the protein product MISQLRGTVTTLNLNSVVLDVGGVGYLVNAVPRTLGELTVGQEATLPTSLVVREDSMTLYGFTSARDRDVFDIITSVSGIGPKLGLAILAVHSAEELAAAVQNEDTKALTRVSGVGPKSASRIILELKGKLTLSADATATAAPAAQTEAEALAQAAEAQVVEGLTGLGWTEKEAKKVLAATLKAQPELAGASVPELLRAALRGVGAGTGVRS